Proteins found in one Acidobacteriota bacterium genomic segment:
- a CDS encoding S9 family peptidase — MMQRPVVSRLARLMCAFACVFLSASAARSVAAQSPRAMTLIDLLNVPQLSDPQLSPDGRSVAYVLAEADWKANRRISHIWRASADGTGTVQMTNGKDGERLPRWSPDGQTLAFLARRAARPDEKEDDLKTQIYLLRNEGGEARALTTHAASISDLEWAPDGRTIYFVAEDPRSDAEKKRQAARDDVYAFDENFKQRHLWKVQVDTGRAERVTSGDSSILEFALSRDGKRIAFRRGPTPLFGESDQAEVWVMDASGENATQLTANSVPEANALLSPDGTQVLFLAQANERFETYHNRKVFVVPASGGTVRVLTATLPYEVERAAWSADGKSIYFTANTGVEDQLFRLPASGGKAEALTRGQHSFNGWAYEPSADRHLLALDQPDNPGDLWTLPGAGGASPARVTRVFEHLAREFQLPRQERVEWKGADGVRVEGLLFYPLDYRQGERYPLVVQTHGGPQASDKYGFGGWSDYVQVLAAMGYAVLQPNYRGSTGYGDAFLRDMVGSYFKNSHLDVIAGVDHLVKIGIADPDRLVKMGWSGGGHMTNKVITFTDRFKAASSGAGASNWVSMYGQSDVRTYRTPWFGGTPWQANAPIDVYWEHSPLKYAANVKTPTIFLVGERDVRVPMPQSVEMHRALKSNGVPTKLWVAPREPHGWQELRHELFKMNVELDWFEKHARGRSYTWEQAPESDRPELKITDGAH; from the coding sequence ATGATGCAACGTCCTGTCGTTTCCCGCCTGGCGCGCCTGATGTGCGCGTTCGCGTGCGTGTTCCTGTCGGCGTCTGCCGCGAGATCCGTCGCTGCGCAATCGCCGCGCGCGATGACACTGATCGATCTGCTGAACGTGCCGCAGCTTTCGGATCCGCAGCTTTCACCCGACGGCCGTTCGGTTGCGTACGTGCTGGCCGAGGCCGATTGGAAAGCCAACCGTCGCATCAGCCACATCTGGCGCGCCTCGGCCGACGGCACCGGCACCGTGCAGATGACCAACGGCAAGGACGGCGAGCGGCTGCCGCGCTGGTCTCCTGACGGGCAGACACTGGCGTTCCTGGCCAGGCGGGCGGCGCGGCCGGACGAGAAGGAAGACGACCTCAAGACGCAGATTTATCTCCTGCGGAACGAGGGAGGAGAGGCGCGGGCGCTGACCACGCATGCCGCGTCGATCAGCGATCTCGAGTGGGCTCCCGACGGGCGAACCATTTACTTCGTCGCCGAAGATCCAAGGAGCGACGCTGAAAAGAAGCGCCAGGCCGCAAGAGACGACGTCTACGCGTTTGACGAGAATTTCAAGCAGCGGCATCTCTGGAAGGTCCAGGTCGATACCGGCCGCGCGGAGCGCGTGACGAGCGGCGATTCCTCGATCCTGGAGTTCGCCCTCTCACGCGACGGTAAGAGGATCGCGTTCCGCCGCGGGCCCACTCCGCTCTTCGGCGAGAGCGACCAGGCCGAAGTGTGGGTCATGGACGCGTCGGGCGAGAACGCGACGCAACTGACCGCCAACTCCGTGCCCGAAGCGAACGCGCTGCTCTCGCCGGACGGCACGCAGGTGTTGTTCCTCGCGCAGGCCAACGAGCGCTTCGAGACGTACCACAACCGGAAAGTCTTCGTCGTTCCGGCCTCCGGCGGGACGGTCCGCGTGCTCACCGCCACGCTGCCCTATGAGGTGGAACGCGCGGCGTGGTCCGCCGACGGGAAGTCGATCTACTTCACCGCGAACACCGGCGTCGAGGACCAGCTGTTCCGCCTGCCCGCGAGCGGCGGCAAGGCAGAGGCGCTGACGCGCGGCCAGCATTCCTTCAACGGGTGGGCGTACGAGCCCTCCGCGGACCGCCACCTCCTCGCCCTCGACCAGCCCGACAATCCGGGCGATTTATGGACGTTGCCGGGCGCGGGCGGCGCGTCACCCGCGCGAGTGACCCGCGTGTTCGAACACCTTGCGCGCGAGTTCCAACTGCCGCGCCAGGAGCGCGTCGAGTGGAAAGGGGCCGATGGCGTGAGGGTCGAGGGTCTTCTCTTCTATCCCCTCGATTACCGCCAGGGAGAACGCTACCCGCTGGTCGTGCAGACCCACGGCGGGCCGCAGGCGTCCGACAAGTACGGCTTCGGCGGCTGGAGCGACTACGTGCAGGTGCTGGCCGCGATGGGCTACGCCGTGCTCCAGCCGAATTATCGCGGCAGCACCGGCTACGGCGACGCGTTCCTGCGCGACATGGTGGGCAGCTACTTCAAGAACTCGCACCTGGACGTGATCGCGGGCGTCGACCATCTCGTGAAGATCGGGATCGCGGATCCCGATCGGCTCGTCAAGATGGGATGGAGCGGCGGCGGGCACATGACGAACAAGGTCATCACCTTCACCGATCGGTTCAAGGCGGCCTCGTCCGGCGCCGGCGCGTCCAACTGGGTGTCGATGTACGGGCAGAGCGATGTCCGCACGTATCGCACGCCGTGGTTCGGCGGCACCCCCTGGCAGGCGAACGCGCCGATCGACGTGTACTGGGAGCACTCGCCGCTCAAGTATGCGGCGAACGTGAAGACGCCGACGATCTTCCTCGTCGGCGAGCGGGACGTCCGCGTGCCGATGCCGCAGTCGGTGGAGATGCACCGCGCGCTCAAGTCCAACGGGGTCCCGACGAAGCTGTGGGTGGCGCCGCGCGAGCCGCACGGCTGGCAGGAGTTGCGTCACGAATTGTTCAAGATGAACGTGGAACTCGACTGGTTTGAGAAGCACGCCCGCGGGCGGTCGTATACGTGGGAGCAGGCGCCGGAAAGCGACAGACCGGAGTTGAAGATCACCGACGGCGCTCACTGA
- a CDS encoding tetratricopeptide repeat protein, which yields MRWRSREKELAWLLAAALAVKAVVLVQLGGHPLLQPQGDLDTARYVQLARQIAAGGPLAIHEPFFLSPLYVYFLAAVFSVHDSLAAARIVQIVLGTAAVGFVYLLARQWFGVRVARLAAGLALLTGFLTFSEILILQSALDPFLVASALYAVSRTQATGGRTALVAAGVALGLFGLNRPNGLAYGIAAPVLIALASRRQRVGRAALVLASLLAVVGANALRNYLASGDAILISSHGGLNFYIGNNADATGIYHRVPGVSASMAGQVRDATRVAEAAQGRSLAPAEVSSYFYTRAWQWIASEPIPALTLFARKALLLVNRIDVPLNYSYAFYRRDEPTLLRVLVAGPIVLLPFGMVGLFLGARGAGLPYWTWASFVPIYGASVAVFFVADRYRLPLFIPLAVLAAHALAWLCDAVTRRQYRALVLPLAGLALAATVSARDLGLDDGRGGERSRKAVWLIEQGRYDEARRYAAAAAEGLAYPGVFHFQVGEALTAAGRYGDAMAELRAALAIDRGEPAIRLALGQALLLAGRSEEAVGHLKAAADAAFRPEVSGPWLVRALAAAGERAEAVLALASLSDAVVDAASAATALEIGSLGLELQAPVPSERWLRSAVARHPGSAEAHEKLAVALVLQRRPHEALASIERACRLAPASASARLNLAVVYAQLGRVREARAAAREAMRLDPSEPRAAALLRALPRDSR from the coding sequence ATGCGCTGGCGGAGCCGCGAGAAGGAGCTGGCGTGGCTGCTCGCCGCCGCGCTGGCGGTGAAGGCTGTCGTGCTGGTCCAGCTCGGCGGTCACCCGCTGCTCCAGCCGCAGGGCGATCTGGACACCGCGCGATACGTGCAGCTCGCGCGGCAGATCGCCGCGGGCGGACCGCTCGCGATCCACGAGCCCTTCTTTCTCTCGCCGCTCTACGTGTACTTCCTGGCGGCGGTGTTCAGCGTTCACGACTCGCTGGCCGCCGCGAGGATCGTGCAGATCGTGCTGGGCACGGCGGCGGTGGGGTTCGTGTACCTGCTCGCGCGCCAGTGGTTCGGCGTGCGCGTGGCGCGGCTCGCGGCAGGCCTGGCGCTGCTGACGGGCTTTCTGACGTTCAGCGAAATTCTCATTCTCCAGTCCGCGCTCGATCCGTTCCTGGTCGCGAGCGCCCTGTATGCCGTCTCGCGCACGCAGGCGACGGGCGGGCGCACGGCGCTCGTGGCGGCCGGCGTGGCGCTTGGGCTCTTCGGGCTGAACCGGCCGAACGGCCTCGCGTATGGGATTGCCGCTCCCGTTCTCATCGCCCTGGCGTCGCGCCGGCAGCGGGTCGGCCGCGCGGCGCTCGTCCTGGCGTCCCTGCTCGCCGTTGTCGGAGCCAACGCGCTGCGCAACTACCTGGCATCCGGTGACGCGATTCTCATCTCGTCACATGGCGGTCTCAACTTCTACATCGGGAACAACGCCGACGCGACCGGCATCTACCACCGCGTACCGGGTGTGTCGGCATCGATGGCAGGGCAGGTGCGCGACGCCACCCGGGTGGCGGAAGCGGCGCAGGGGCGGTCCCTTGCCCCGGCGGAGGTCTCGAGCTACTTCTACACGCGCGCCTGGCAATGGATTGCGTCCGAGCCCATTCCGGCTCTCACGCTGTTCGCACGCAAAGCCCTGCTGCTTGTCAACCGCATCGACGTTCCACTGAACTACAGCTACGCGTTCTACCGCCGCGACGAGCCCACGCTGCTGCGGGTGCTGGTGGCCGGGCCGATCGTTCTCCTGCCGTTCGGGATGGTTGGCCTGTTCCTGGGCGCCAGGGGTGCCGGGCTCCCGTACTGGACATGGGCGTCCTTCGTTCCGATCTACGGCGCCTCGGTCGCCGTCTTCTTCGTCGCCGATCGATACCGGCTTCCGCTGTTCATCCCCCTTGCGGTGCTCGCGGCCCACGCGTTGGCGTGGCTGTGTGACGCGGTGACGCGGCGGCAGTACCGCGCGTTGGTGCTGCCGCTGGCGGGGCTCGCGCTGGCCGCCACCGTTTCCGCCCGGGATCTCGGCCTGGACGACGGGCGCGGGGGCGAGCGGTCGAGAAAAGCGGTCTGGCTGATCGAACAGGGTAGGTACGACGAGGCGCGGCGGTACGCCGCCGCGGCTGCCGAAGGGCTGGCGTACCCCGGCGTGTTTCACTTTCAAGTCGGCGAGGCGCTGACGGCGGCGGGACGATACGGCGACGCGATGGCGGAGCTGCGCGCGGCGCTCGCGATCGATCGCGGCGAGCCGGCGATTCGCCTCGCGCTGGGGCAGGCACTGCTGCTGGCCGGGCGATCCGAGGAGGCGGTCGGCCATCTGAAAGCGGCGGCCGACGCCGCGTTCAGGCCCGAGGTGTCGGGGCCGTGGCTGGTGCGTGCTCTGGCGGCGGCGGGAGAGCGCGCCGAGGCTGTCCTGGCGCTCGCGAGCCTGTCAGACGCGGTGGTGGACGCGGCGAGCGCCGCAACGGCGCTGGAGATCGGATCGCTCGGACTGGAGCTGCAGGCGCCAGTCCCCTCGGAGAGATGGCTGAGAAGCGCAGTCGCGCGTCACCCGGGTTCCGCCGAGGCCCATGAGAAGCTGGCCGTCGCGCTCGTACTCCAGCGGCGTCCCCACGAAGCGCTCGCGTCCATCGAGCGCGCGTGCCGGCTCGCGCCGGCCAGCGCGAGCGCGAGGCTGAATCTTGCCGTGGTCTACGCGCAGCTCGGGCGCGTCCGCGAGGCGCGGGCCGCCGCGCGCGAGGCCATGCGCCTCGATCCATCAGAGCCGCGCGCGGCAGCGCTGCTCCGGGCGCTGCCGCGCGACTCGCGCTGA
- a CDS encoding RidA family protein, with translation MIAAIVSLGAVTLFLGASSAGAPEGQALAAPRDRTVIRPARFPATGLPYSPGILAGDTLYLSGQLGRDPDTAKLVPGGIEAETRQALKNLGEVLRTAGMDYSNVVSVTAFIADFADFPKFNAVYSEVFRVDPPARATVQVAGLNLGARVEIQMIAAR, from the coding sequence ATGATTGCCGCGATCGTTTCGCTTGGCGCGGTGACGCTGTTCCTTGGCGCGAGTTCCGCCGGCGCGCCGGAGGGTCAGGCGCTCGCCGCGCCTCGAGACCGCACAGTGATCCGTCCCGCGCGATTTCCGGCGACCGGGTTGCCTTACAGTCCGGGGATCCTGGCCGGCGACACGCTCTATCTGTCGGGGCAACTCGGGCGCGATCCCGACACCGCGAAGCTCGTTCCGGGCGGGATCGAAGCGGAGACCCGGCAGGCGTTGAAGAACCTCGGCGAGGTGCTGAGGACGGCGGGGATGGACTACAGCAACGTCGTCTCGGTGACCGCGTTCATCGCCGATTTCGCCGACTTCCCGAAGTTCAATGCCGTGTACTCGGAAGTGTTTCGGGTCGATCCGCCCGCACGCGCGACGGTGCAGGTCGCCGGCCTGAATCTCGGCGCCCGCGTCGAGATCCAGATGATTGCCGCGCGCTAG
- a CDS encoding membrane dipeptidase — protein MEIDRRGFLYAGSAALVGLTANRVSGGQDAAAVFDRSIVFDALSADGEWNDAVWGAFRRSGVSAIQTSLDNRSLASALRDLAGWQAQFDRFPDRLVKVVDGGEFAGAKRAGRIAVVLGFQNATMLDGDLRNLDTLYSLGTRCIQLTYNSRNLLGDGCTERTNAGLSDFGVAVVDRMNALGIVVDLSHCGEQTSRDGIAVSRRPPAFTHTMCKAVYEHVRAKPDDLLRALADKGGVVGIATLGYFIGPTAETTFEDYLRHVDHAVKVAGVDHVGLASDYSIRGIEATATRETWYEPRLKMFKPVYRVRWPPWIKELDPPERFRNIANGLARRGYTSDQIEKILGGNWVRYFGEVLKAS, from the coding sequence ATGGAAATTGATCGTCGTGGTTTTCTTTACGCCGGCTCCGCCGCGCTCGTCGGGCTGACCGCGAACCGCGTCTCGGGCGGCCAGGACGCGGCGGCAGTGTTCGACCGGAGCATCGTGTTCGACGCGCTTTCGGCAGACGGGGAGTGGAACGACGCCGTCTGGGGGGCCTTCCGGCGCTCCGGAGTGTCGGCCATCCAGACCAGTCTCGACAATCGCAGTCTCGCGTCGGCGCTGCGCGACCTCGCGGGCTGGCAGGCGCAGTTCGATCGCTTTCCCGATCGCCTGGTGAAGGTCGTCGACGGGGGCGAGTTCGCCGGCGCAAAGCGCGCGGGGCGCATCGCGGTGGTCCTCGGCTTCCAGAACGCGACGATGCTCGACGGCGACTTGAGGAACCTGGACACGCTGTACAGCCTCGGGACGCGTTGCATCCAGCTGACTTACAACTCGCGCAACCTGCTCGGCGACGGGTGCACGGAACGGACGAACGCCGGGCTCTCGGACTTCGGCGTCGCCGTCGTCGATCGCATGAATGCCCTGGGCATCGTGGTGGATCTGTCGCATTGCGGCGAGCAGACCTCGCGCGACGGCATCGCGGTCAGCCGCAGGCCGCCGGCATTCACGCACACCATGTGCAAGGCGGTGTACGAGCACGTGCGCGCCAAGCCCGACGACCTGCTGCGCGCGCTCGCCGACAAGGGGGGCGTCGTCGGCATCGCCACGCTGGGGTATTTCATCGGCCCCACGGCTGAAACGACCTTCGAGGACTATCTCCGTCACGTGGACCACGCCGTCAAGGTGGCCGGCGTGGACCACGTCGGGCTCGCGTCGGACTACTCGATCCGCGGCATCGAGGCGACGGCGACCCGGGAGACGTGGTACGAACCGCGCCTGAAGATGTTCAAGCCGGTGTACCGCGTCCGCTGGCCGCCGTGGATCAAGGAGCTGGATCCGCCGGAGCGCTTCCGAAACATCGCCAACGGCCTGGCGCGGCGCGGCTACACGTCGGATCAGATCGAGAAGATCCTCGGCGGCAACTGGGTGCGGTACTTCGGCGAGGTCCTCAAGGCGTCTTGA
- a CDS encoding amidohydrolase family protein, with product MHLCRVKPAAAAFAIALTCVAAPAAAQPVYPNAQWERVADLPKQGWSPEKLKAARDYAATIPTAAVMVVEGGRIVDEWGETATRYNVHSIRKSFLSAMYGIHVADGCIDLTKTMGQLGIDDNAPSLTDVEKQATVHDLLKARSGVYHPALYETPGMKAARPARGSHAPGTFWYYNNWDFNVLGTLFERSTKANLFHEFKASIADPIGMQDFRLEDTAYVTGADSVWPAYPFRMTARDMARFGLLFLRNGTWRDRQVVPKQWVADSVKAYSESGESGGYGYLWWIAARGKHLPGAALPDGSYSARGAGGHYILVIPAYDLVIVHRVNTDLRGNSVSGEQFGRLVQLIVDAKRRTEAAPAYNIVLRGGWIADGSGNPAYRADVAIAGDTVAAIAPRIDAGGAQIIDVAGLVVAPGFIDIHTHARRGILDVPTADNYVRQGVTTVIEGPDGGSPVPLKPFLDRVAAARPAVNLGSFIGQGSVRQTVIGEADRTATPDELEKMKALVRQGMEDGALGLSSGLIYVPGNFTPHAEVVELGKIAGAMGGVYISHMRDEATRVADSVRDTIDVGEQGRMPAQITHHKIVGTKNWGQSKTTLALVDAARARGVDATIDQYPYTASSSGLTILLPAWSLDGGQPATVKRLADPATRAKIRAAVVENITYDRGGGDPKNVVIAACAWDPSLAGKSLADIARARGLEVTIENAAETLLTLVEKGSAQAVFHAMSEEDLERILKHPATMVASDGEIPIFGKAAPHPRSYGTFARVLGRYVRERKLLTVEEAVRKMSSFPAQRLGLTDRGVLRPGLKADIAVFDAARVRDAATFEQPHQYAEGFALVVVNGEIVYRDGKMTGAHPGRVLRGPSAKRSS from the coding sequence ATGCATCTCTGCCGAGTGAAGCCAGCCGCGGCGGCCTTCGCGATCGCCCTGACATGCGTGGCGGCGCCCGCCGCCGCGCAGCCGGTCTACCCGAACGCCCAGTGGGAGCGCGTCGCGGACCTGCCGAAGCAAGGGTGGTCGCCCGAGAAGCTGAAGGCGGCGCGCGACTACGCCGCCACGATCCCGACCGCTGCCGTGATGGTCGTTGAGGGCGGCCGCATCGTCGACGAGTGGGGAGAGACGGCGACGCGCTACAACGTTCACTCGATCCGCAAGAGCTTCCTGAGCGCGATGTACGGCATCCACGTCGCGGACGGCTGCATCGACCTGACAAAGACGATGGGCCAGCTTGGCATCGACGACAACGCGCCGTCGCTGACCGACGTGGAGAAGCAGGCCACGGTGCACGACCTGCTGAAGGCGCGATCCGGCGTGTACCATCCGGCGCTCTACGAGACGCCCGGGATGAAGGCGGCGCGCCCGGCGCGCGGCAGCCACGCGCCCGGGACGTTCTGGTACTACAACAACTGGGACTTCAACGTCCTCGGGACGCTCTTCGAGCGATCGACGAAGGCGAACCTGTTTCACGAATTCAAGGCGAGCATCGCGGATCCGATCGGCATGCAGGATTTCCGGCTCGAGGACACCGCGTACGTGACTGGCGCGGATTCGGTCTGGCCGGCGTACCCGTTCCGGATGACGGCACGGGACATGGCCCGCTTCGGGCTTCTTTTCCTCAGGAACGGAACGTGGCGCGACAGGCAGGTCGTGCCAAAACAGTGGGTGGCCGACAGCGTCAAGGCGTACTCGGAATCCGGCGAGTCGGGCGGATACGGGTATCTCTGGTGGATCGCGGCGCGCGGGAAGCACCTGCCCGGCGCGGCGCTGCCGGACGGCAGCTACTCGGCGCGGGGCGCGGGAGGGCACTACATCCTGGTGATCCCGGCCTATGACCTCGTCATCGTGCACCGCGTCAACACGGACCTCCGCGGGAACAGCGTCAGCGGCGAGCAGTTCGGCCGGCTCGTGCAACTCATTGTCGATGCGAAGCGCAGGACGGAGGCGGCGCCCGCGTACAACATCGTGCTGCGCGGCGGATGGATCGCTGACGGCAGCGGCAACCCGGCGTATCGCGCCGACGTGGCGATCGCGGGCGACACGGTCGCCGCGATCGCGCCCCGGATCGACGCTGGTGGAGCGCAGATCATTGACGTCGCGGGCCTCGTCGTGGCCCCCGGCTTCATCGACATCCACACGCACGCGCGACGCGGCATTCTCGACGTGCCCACCGCGGACAATTACGTCCGCCAGGGAGTCACGACGGTGATCGAGGGACCGGACGGAGGTTCTCCCGTGCCGTTGAAGCCGTTCCTCGATCGGGTGGCCGCGGCGCGGCCGGCGGTCAACCTCGGCAGCTTCATCGGGCAGGGCTCGGTGCGCCAGACCGTGATCGGCGAAGCGGATCGAACAGCGACGCCTGACGAGCTCGAAAAGATGAAAGCGCTCGTCCGCCAGGGCATGGAGGACGGCGCCCTCGGCCTCAGTTCCGGCCTCATCTACGTGCCGGGCAACTTCACGCCGCACGCGGAGGTGGTCGAGCTCGGAAAGATCGCGGGCGCGATGGGAGGCGTGTATATCTCCCACATGCGCGATGAGGCGACGCGTGTCGCCGACAGCGTGCGCGACACGATCGATGTCGGCGAGCAGGGGCGCATGCCGGCACAGATCACCCACCACAAGATCGTCGGGACGAAGAACTGGGGCCAGAGCAAGACCACGCTGGCGCTGGTAGACGCCGCCCGCGCACGCGGCGTGGACGCGACGATCGACCAGTATCCCTACACTGCCTCCAGCAGCGGCCTGACGATCCTGCTGCCTGCGTGGTCGCTGGACGGCGGCCAGCCTGCCACCGTCAAGCGCCTTGCCGATCCCGCCACCCGGGCGAAGATCCGCGCCGCCGTCGTCGAAAACATCACGTACGACCGCGGTGGCGGCGATCCGAAGAACGTCGTGATTGCTGCGTGCGCGTGGGACCCCTCGCTGGCGGGGAAGAGCCTGGCCGACATCGCGCGGGCGCGCGGCCTGGAGGTGACGATCGAAAATGCCGCCGAAACGCTGCTGACGCTCGTCGAGAAAGGGAGCGCGCAGGCCGTCTTCCACGCGATGTCGGAAGAGGATCTCGAACGCATCCTGAAGCATCCGGCGACGATGGTCGCCTCGGACGGCGAGATTCCGATCTTCGGGAAGGCGGCGCCGCATCCGCGGAGCTACGGCACGTTCGCTCGCGTGCTGGGGCGCTACGTGCGGGAGCGGAAGCTGCTGACCGTCGAGGAGGCGGTGCGGAAGATGAGTTCGTTCCCGGCCCAGCGCCTGGGGCTCACCGACCGCGGCGTGCTGCGGCCGGGGCTCAAGGCAGATATCGCCGTCTTCGACGCCGCGCGGGTGCGCGACGCCGCCACGTTCGAGCAACCGCATCAGTACGCGGAAGGGTTCGCGCTCGTCGTCGTCAACGGCGAGATCGTCTACCGCGACGGCAAGATGACAGGGGCGCATCCGGGGCGCGTGTTACGGGGGCCTTCGGCGAAACGCTCGTCGTAG
- a CDS encoding beta-lactamase family protein, which produces MIARVQVRRAALAVGLFALAGRTISADSQASLAGVPQMIEAARRQAGAPGMSVAVVVGDRLAWEGASGLADVEHQVSARGDTVYRIASISKPVAATAIMQLVERGRVSIDDPVRKYLPSFPDKGGLALTVRHLLTHTSGIRHYKPGEMANMTRYDTVAAAARIFEDDPLLFTPGTKYFYSTYAYNLLAGIVERASGLSYEAYLREHIWGPAGMRSTRLERAEEIVPHRSRQYVKAGGDVRNAPYADLSVKWAGGGVISTAGDLARFHIALDEGRLLKAETLRQMYTPALLADGSRTTYGLGWTITTDEKGRTWIAHSGGATGGTTYLLRNPDAKVAVVVLCNVESAGRLRELAMSIAELALAMKKPTD; this is translated from the coding sequence ATGATTGCGCGCGTGCAGGTTCGCAGGGCGGCGCTCGCCGTCGGGCTCTTCGCCCTCGCCGGACGCACCATCAGCGCAGACTCCCAGGCCTCGCTCGCCGGCGTGCCGCAGATGATCGAGGCGGCGCGCAGGCAGGCCGGGGCACCGGGCATGTCTGTCGCCGTCGTCGTGGGAGACAGGCTGGCGTGGGAAGGGGCCTCGGGCCTCGCCGATGTCGAGCACCAGGTGTCCGCGCGCGGCGACACGGTATACCGCATCGCGTCAATCTCGAAGCCGGTCGCCGCGACGGCGATCATGCAGCTCGTGGAGCGCGGTCGCGTGTCGATCGACGATCCGGTCCGGAAGTACCTGCCGTCGTTCCCGGACAAGGGCGGTCTGGCGCTGACGGTGCGGCACCTGCTGACCCACACCTCGGGCATCCGCCATTACAAGCCGGGCGAGATGGCCAACATGACGCGGTACGACACGGTCGCGGCCGCAGCGCGGATCTTCGAGGACGACCCGCTGCTCTTTACGCCCGGCACGAAGTACTTCTATTCCACGTACGCGTACAACCTGCTCGCGGGAATCGTGGAGCGGGCCTCAGGCCTCAGCTACGAGGCCTACCTTCGCGAGCACATTTGGGGGCCGGCCGGCATGAGGTCGACGCGGCTGGAGCGCGCCGAGGAGATCGTGCCGCACCGATCGCGCCAGTACGTGAAGGCCGGCGGCGACGTGCGAAACGCGCCGTACGCGGACCTGAGCGTGAAATGGGCGGGCGGCGGCGTGATCTCCACCGCCGGCGACCTGGCGCGCTTTCACATCGCGCTCGACGAGGGGCGGTTGCTGAAGGCCGAGACGCTCCGCCAGATGTACACGCCGGCGCTGCTTGCCGACGGATCCAGAACGACCTACGGACTCGGCTGGACGATCACGACCGACGAGAAGGGGCGCACCTGGATCGCGCACAGCGGCGGCGCGACCGGCGGCACGACGTATCTGCTGCGCAACCCGGACGCCAAAGTGGCGGTCGTCGTGCTCTGCAACGTCGAGAGCGCGGGCAGACTCCGCGAGCTGGCGATGAGCATTGCGGAGCTGGCGCTCGCGATGAAGAAACCAACGGACTAG
- a CDS encoding CapA family protein produces the protein MRLVHLAAAFLVIALTSDLAGQSNPARTREPDGRTFSMALTGDSIITRRLAIYSEPAFLQLFDIIRRADVAFTNLEMLFHDYEPYPMNQSGGTYMRADPALVRDLVWAGFDMVSRANNHTGDYGVEGMRLTTRHVADAGLVQAGVGESLEQAREAKFLETPNGRVALVSVASTFPDHSRASSSRGDMPARPGLNPLRFTTTYVLPSDRLEALRETAKRLRFSVTPAGEPFGLLGARFVRGDAPAVLTAPDEEDVKAIAAVVHNASRLADYTIVTIHAHERGETNFVPADFLPAFARAMIDAGATVFVGHGPHVLRGIEMYKGRPVFYSLGDFIFQNETLLRLPAENYDTYKLGAEAHVADFNDARYDFDKRGFPAQREIWEAVVAAPRWRDGTLEELTLHPISLGFGKPPAERGRPQLAQGDVARKIIDDVARFSKPFGTTVVFDNGVGRVRLPAASSSR, from the coding sequence ATGCGCCTCGTGCATCTTGCCGCAGCGTTCCTCGTCATCGCGCTCACATCCGACCTGGCGGGTCAGAGCAATCCCGCACGCACGCGGGAGCCCGACGGGCGCACCTTTTCCATGGCGCTGACCGGCGACTCGATCATCACGCGCCGGTTGGCGATTTATTCCGAGCCGGCCTTCCTGCAGCTGTTCGACATCATCCGGCGCGCCGACGTGGCGTTCACCAACCTGGAAATGCTCTTCCACGACTACGAGCCGTACCCGATGAACCAGAGCGGCGGCACCTACATGCGGGCCGACCCGGCGCTGGTGCGCGATCTCGTCTGGGCCGGCTTCGACATGGTTTCGCGCGCGAACAACCACACGGGGGACTACGGCGTGGAAGGCATGCGCCTGACCACGCGTCACGTGGCGGACGCCGGCCTCGTGCAGGCCGGTGTCGGCGAGAGCCTCGAACAGGCGCGCGAGGCGAAGTTCCTCGAGACGCCGAACGGCCGCGTGGCCCTGGTGTCGGTCGCCTCGACCTTCCCCGATCACTCCCGCGCGAGTTCTTCGCGCGGCGACATGCCCGCACGCCCCGGCCTCAACCCGCTTCGCTTCACGACGACCTACGTGCTTCCCTCCGATCGCCTGGAGGCGCTGCGCGAGACGGCGAAGCGGTTGCGGTTCAGCGTGACTCCGGCGGGTGAGCCGTTCGGCCTGCTCGGGGCGCGCTTCGTGCGCGGCGATGCGCCCGCGGTTCTCACGGCGCCGGACGAAGAAGACGTGAAGGCGATCGCCGCCGTCGTCCACAACGCGAGCCGTCTCGCCGACTACACGATCGTGACGATCCATGCGCACGAGCGCGGCGAGACGAACTTCGTGCCGGCCGATTTCCTGCCGGCCTTTGCCCGCGCGATGATTGACGCCGGGGCGACGGTGTTTGTCGGCCACGGCCCGCACGTGCTGCGTGGCATCGAGATGTACAAAGGGCGCCCGGTGTTCTACAGCCTGGGCGACTTCATCTTCCAGAACGAGACGCTGCTGCGGTTGCCTGCGGAGAACTACGACACGTACAAGCTTGGCGCCGAGGCGCACGTCGCCGACTTCAACGACGCCCGCTACGATTTCGACAAACGCGGCTTTCCCGCGCAGCGGGAGATCTGGGAAGCGGTCGTCGCGGCGCCGCGGTGGCGTGACGGCACGCTCGAGGAGCTGACCCTCCATCCGATCAGCCTCGGGTTCGGCAAGCCTCCCGCCGAACGCGGCCGGCCGCAGCTTGCGCAGGGCGATGTCGCGCGGAAGATCATCGACGACGTGGCGCGGTTCTCGAAGCCGTTCGGCACCACTGTCGTGTTCGACAACGGTGTCGGCCGCGTCCGGCTGCCGGCGGCCTCGTCCAGCCGGTAA